Below is a window of Mycolicibacterium chitae DNA.
GCGACCCGGCCTGGCCGGCCGACGTCCGGTGGCACATGGTCGGGCAGATCCAGCGGAACAAGGCGCGCTCGATCGCCACGTGGGCCGCGGTGGTGCATTCCGTCAGCAGCGCCCGGGTGGCCGCCGCGCTGGACCGCGGGGCCACCGACGCGTTGGCGGCCGGCCACCGCGCCGAACCGCTCGGTGTCTACGTCCAGATCAGTCTCGACGGCGACGTCTCGCGCGGCGGGGTGGACGTCAACGCGCCGGCCGAGGTGGACGCGCTGTGCGCGCAGGTCGATGCCGCCGAGGGCCTGAAATTCGTCGGGCTGATGGGCGTGCCGCCGCTGGACTCCGACCCCGACGCGGCCTTCGCGGCCCTGGCCGCCGAGCTTCGTCGAGTTCAGGACGGGTTTGCGCAGCGCCTGGGGCTGTCCGCGGGGATGACCCAGGATCTGGAAATTGCCGTGAAACACGGATCAACTTGCGTGCGTGTCGGTACCGCGCTTATGGGCCCACGACCGCTAACGTCACCGTGAGTAGTCACTCCAGTCACATCTTCATCACAGGCACCAAGACTTTCAGACCATCGAGAGGGTCCACGATGAGCGCACTTCACAAGGTCAAGGCCTACTTCGGGATGGCACCGTTGGAGGACTACGACGACGAGTATTACGACGACGACGACCGCGGCGCCCGCCCCTACCCGCGCCGGGAGCGCTTCGACGACGGCTACGAGCGGGGGCGCTACCCCGAGCGCGAGCATGAGTACGACGACGAGCCCGAGTACGCCGGCGCCTACCGCGGCGGATACGCCGAGGAGCGGTTCCGTCCGCGCGAGTTCGACCGCTCGGCGCCGCCGCCGCGCCTGGGTGCGCTGCGCGGTCCGACCCGCGGCGCGCTGGCCATGGACCCGCGGCGGATGGCGATGCTGTTCGACGAGGGCAGCCCGCTGTCGAAGATCACCACGCTGCGCCCCAAGGACTACAGCGAGGCGCGCACCATCGGCGAGCGCTTCCGCGACGGCACGCCGGTGATCATGGACCTGGTCTCGATGGACAACGCCGACGCCAAGCGGCTGGTCGATTTCGCCGCCGGCCTGGCCTTTGCGCTGCGCGGATCGTTCGACAAGGTGGCCACCAAGGTGTTCCTGCTGTCGCCCGCCGACGTCGAGGTGACCCCCGAGGAGCGTCGCAAGATGGCCGAGGCCGGCTTCTACGCGTAGCGGTTCCACCAGCCGGTAAGCTGACCGAGGCGTCGACCGACCGGTGTCGGCAGCATCCCAACCTCGTCAGTTAGGTCGCTCAAGGTTGAAGATTTTCTTCGAAATCCTGGGTTTCGCGCTGTTCATCTTCTGGCTGCTCCTCATCGCGCGGATCGTCGTCGAGTTCATCCGATCCTTCAGTCGCGACTGGCATCCCAAGGGCCCGACGGTGGTGATCCTGGAGATCATCATGACGCTCACGGACCCGCCGGTGAAGCTGCTGCGTCGGCTGATTCCGCCGCTCAACCTGGGTGCGGTGCGCCTGGACCTGTCGATCATGGTGCTGCTGTTGTTGGCGTTCATCGGCATGCGACTGGCCTTCACCGCGGCGATGTGAGGCGCCGGAGTCGTCGCGCAAAACTCTGCGCGAAGATTGAAATTCGTTCTTAATTATCGGGCTGCTGAGCAACCGACGGTTCTGGTGTGACAGGATGGACGCCAGTTACAGTCTGGGCTACCAACTTGGTAGCTCGTCCTAAACTTGTCAGACCGGTTTGACCGTACAGACTCAAGGGGGCAGAAAATGCCGCTCACACCAGCCGACGTCCACAACGTCGCGTTCAGCAAGCCGCCCATCGGTAAGCGTGGCTACAACGAGGACGAGGTCGACGCTTTCCTCGACCTGGTGGAAAACGAGCTCACCCGCCTCATCGAGGAAAACGCCGATCTGCGCCAGCGCGTCAGCGAACTCGATCAGGAACTCGCCAGCGCCCGCGCCGGTGGCGGCGGTCAGTCCGCCCAGGCCGTGCCGCTGTACACGCCCGAACCCGAGCCCGAACCCGCGCAGCCGGTGTACGAGCCCCCGACCCCGGCGCCGCCGCCCGCTGCGGCGGCCGCGGCTCCCGCCGGCGAAGAGGCACACGTCAAGGCCGCCAAGGTGCTGGCGCTGGCCCAGGACACCGCCGATCGGCTCACCGGCACCGCCAAGGCGGAGTCCGACAAGCTGCTCGCGGACGCCCGCGCGAACGCCGACGCGATGATCAGCGAGGCCAAGCGGACCGCGGAGACCACGGTCGCTGACGCCAAGTCCCGCGCCGACGCCATGCTGTCGGACGCGCAGACCCGGTCGGAGACCCAGCTGCGGCAGGCCCAGGAGAAGGCCGACGCCCTGCAGGCCGACGCCGAGCGCAAGCACTCCGAAATCATGGGCACCATCAACCAGCAGCGCACCGTGCTCGAGGGCCGGTTGGAGCAGCTGCGCACGTTCGAGCGCGAATACCGCACCCGGCTCAAGACCTACCTGGAATCGCAGCTCGAGGAGCTCGGCCAGCGCGGTTCAGCGGCCCCGGTCGACTCGAGCGCCGGCGAGGGCAACTTCAACCAGTTCAACCGCGGCGCCAACTAAACGCCCGGCAGGGAGGACGCGATGCTGATCGTCGCCCTGGTCCTGGCGGTCATCGGGCTCGCAGCCCTGGTGACGGCCGTGGTGACCAGCAATGAAGTGATCGCCTGGGTCTGCATCGCGGCCAGCGTCATCGGGGTCATCCTGCTCATCGTGGACGCGATCCGGGAGAAGCAGCGCGCCGGTGAGCCGACGCCGGAGCCGGCCCCGGCCGACGACGAGGTGGACCCCGACGCCGACAGCGTCGATGCCACCTATCAGACCTTCGACGCCGACTATCCCGAGGAACAACTGCCCGACGAGGTGGCCGAACCCACCGATCCGGCCACCGAGGCGGACAAGCCCAGCACCGGTTAACCCAGCAGGTCGCGCACCTGATCGTCGCTGGTCTGATCGAACCGTTCGTAGGACAACCCCACGGCGAGGAACGGATTCGGCGTGTGCGGGCAGACGAACTCGTCGGCGACGTCCCCGAATTCGGCCGCCGCGCTGTCCGGCGCGGTCGGCACCGCGATGACAATCCGCGCCGCCCCGCGATCCCGGGCGTCCAGCGCCACCGCGCGCATGGTGGCCCCGGTCGCGATGCCGTCGTCGACCAGGATCACCACCCGGCCGCGCATCGGCGCCGGCGGCCGACCACCCCGGTAGGCCGTCTCGCGGCGCAGCAGTTCGCGGCGCTCGGCGGCGACCACGGAATCCAGCGCGTCCTGTGAGATGCCCAGGGAGCGCACCACCGCGTCGTTGAGCACCATCCGGTCCCGGGTGATCGCGCCGAGGGCCAACTCCTCGTGGCCCGGTGCGCCCAGCTTCCGCACCACCGCGACGTCGAGGTCGGCTCCCAGGCCGCGCGCCACCTCGGCGGCCACCGGCACCCCGCCGCGGGCCAGACCCACGACCAGGATCTCGTCGCCCCCGCGGGCGGCGTCGGTGGCGCGTAGCGCCGCCAGCACGGCCTGTCCGGCCTCGCTGCGGTCGCGGTAGCGGG
It encodes the following:
- a CDS encoding phosphoribosyltransferase; this encodes MSAARQPARYRDRSEAGQAVLAALRATDAARGGDEILVVGLARGGVPVAAEVARGLGADLDVAVVRKLGAPGHEELALGAITRDRMVLNDAVVRSLGISQDALDSVVAAERRELLRRETAYRGGRPPAPMRGRVVILVDDGIATGATMRAVALDARDRGAARIVIAVPTAPDSAAAEFGDVADEFVCPHTPNPFLAVGLSYERFDQTSDDQVRDLLG
- a CDS encoding cell division protein SepF; translated protein: MSALHKVKAYFGMAPLEDYDDEYYDDDDRGARPYPRRERFDDGYERGRYPEREHEYDDEPEYAGAYRGGYAEERFRPREFDRSAPPPRLGALRGPTRGALAMDPRRMAMLFDEGSPLSKITTLRPKDYSEARTIGERFRDGTPVIMDLVSMDNADAKRLVDFAAGLAFALRGSFDKVATKVFLLSPADVEVTPEERRKMAEAGFYA
- a CDS encoding DUF3784 domain-containing protein; the encoded protein is MLIVALVLAVIGLAALVTAVVTSNEVIAWVCIAASVIGVILLIVDAIREKQRAGEPTPEPAPADDEVDPDADSVDATYQTFDADYPEEQLPDEVAEPTDPATEADKPSTG
- a CDS encoding YggT family protein: MKIFFEILGFALFIFWLLLIARIVVEFIRSFSRDWHPKGPTVVILEIIMTLTDPPVKLLRRLIPPLNLGAVRLDLSIMVLLLLAFIGMRLAFTAAM
- a CDS encoding YggS family pyridoxal phosphate-dependent enzyme, translating into MTESTDRRIELANSLTLLKSRLSTVAENTGRKVEEIELLPITKFFPAADINILTGLGCRSFGEARDQEARAKIEEARRDPAWPADVRWHMVGQIQRNKARSIATWAAVVHSVSSARVAAALDRGATDALAAGHRAEPLGVYVQISLDGDVSRGGVDVNAPAEVDALCAQVDAAEGLKFVGLMGVPPLDSDPDAAFAALAAELRRVQDGFAQRLGLSAGMTQDLEIAVKHGSTCVRVGTALMGPRPLTSP
- the wag31 gene encoding DivIVA-like cell division protein Wag31, which codes for MPLTPADVHNVAFSKPPIGKRGYNEDEVDAFLDLVENELTRLIEENADLRQRVSELDQELASARAGGGGQSAQAVPLYTPEPEPEPAQPVYEPPTPAPPPAAAAAAPAGEEAHVKAAKVLALAQDTADRLTGTAKAESDKLLADARANADAMISEAKRTAETTVADAKSRADAMLSDAQTRSETQLRQAQEKADALQADAERKHSEIMGTINQQRTVLEGRLEQLRTFEREYRTRLKTYLESQLEELGQRGSAAPVDSSAGEGNFNQFNRGAN